A genomic region of bacterium contains the following coding sequences:
- the mreD gene encoding rod shape-determining protein MreD, which translates to GIVVFQTSLADYFNTWLGIRPDGMLLAALFLGIYRGKETGVVGGFLLGLMEDVLSGGLLGVNALTKGLIGNFAGGLRRNVTSRDILFQGGLGFFATIFDITVSAFLLAIFLPDFPIPKQYWWEGAKSTILNAALGPVIIGLLGAAHARIIPATGGVPYPERV; encoded by the coding sequence GGCATCGTGGTGTTTCAAACCTCGCTCGCCGATTACTTCAACACCTGGCTGGGCATCCGGCCGGACGGCATGCTGCTGGCGGCCCTTTTCCTGGGCATCTACCGGGGAAAGGAAACGGGAGTCGTGGGCGGCTTCCTGCTCGGCCTGATGGAGGATGTGCTCAGCGGCGGGTTGTTGGGGGTCAACGCACTCACCAAAGGTCTGATCGGGAACTTCGCCGGCGGGCTGCGCCGAAATGTAACGAGCCGCGATATTCTCTTTCAGGGCGGGCTCGGCTTTTTCGCCACCATCTTCGACATCACCGTCTCGGCCTTCCTTCTGGCGATCTTCCTGCCCGACTTCCCCATTCCCAAGCAATACTGGTGGGAAGGCGCCAAAAGCACCATACTGAACGCGGCGCTCGGTCCCGTGATCATCGGCCTTCTCGGCGCCGCCCACGCCCGGATAATCCCGGCAACGGGCGGGGTCCCCTATCCGGAGCGAGTTTAG